Proteins encoded together in one Mycobacteriales bacterium window:
- a CDS encoding FAD-binding oxidoreductase — translation MTLEATLAEIVGESHVLLDGDMRASYESDWTGRFSANARLVVRPADTAETAAVVTTCRQAGVAVCVQGGNTGLVGGSVPVDGAVLLSTRRLSAVDEIDRAAAQITVGAGATLASVQQAVRPSGFDVGVDFAARESCTIGGMVSTNAGGERVLRYGTMRAQVAGIEAVLADGSVLTRLAGLPKDNTGYDLMSLLAGAEGTLGVLTRVRLRLHPLHSARAVALVAVGSTSDAVELVRAARALPDLEAAELFYPTGLAMVCEHTGLPAPFPDEHGAYVVLECAASEDPSDELLAAIEQAGDVVLDATVAGDARGRAALWRYREAHTESINANGVPVKLDVAVPIGRLAELVDDLPGAIAAAAPNARLVLFGHVNEGNLHVNVLDALDRDAEVEGAVLELVSAFGGSISAEHGVGRAKAEYLGLSRSADEIAVMRAIRAALDPAGLLNPGVLL, via the coding sequence GTGACCCTCGAGGCAACGCTCGCCGAGATCGTCGGCGAGTCCCACGTGCTGCTCGACGGGGACATGCGCGCGTCGTACGAGTCGGACTGGACCGGCCGGTTCAGCGCTAACGCCCGACTCGTGGTCCGTCCGGCCGACACCGCCGAGACGGCCGCGGTCGTGACGACCTGCCGTCAGGCGGGTGTCGCGGTGTGCGTGCAGGGCGGGAACACTGGGCTCGTAGGTGGCTCGGTCCCGGTCGACGGCGCGGTGCTGCTGAGCACGAGACGGTTGTCAGCGGTGGACGAGATCGACCGGGCTGCCGCCCAGATCACCGTCGGTGCCGGGGCGACGCTGGCCAGCGTGCAGCAAGCGGTGCGGCCGAGCGGCTTCGACGTCGGTGTGGACTTCGCGGCGCGGGAGTCGTGCACGATCGGCGGAATGGTGTCGACCAACGCAGGCGGCGAACGCGTGCTGCGGTACGGCACGATGCGCGCTCAGGTCGCCGGCATCGAGGCCGTGCTGGCGGACGGCAGCGTGCTCACCCGGCTGGCGGGATTGCCGAAGGACAACACCGGCTACGACCTGATGTCGCTGCTCGCCGGTGCCGAGGGCACGCTCGGCGTCCTCACCCGAGTCCGGCTCCGGTTGCATCCGCTGCACTCTGCGCGCGCGGTCGCCCTCGTCGCCGTGGGGTCGACCTCCGACGCGGTCGAGCTGGTACGCGCTGCCCGGGCGCTGCCGGACCTCGAAGCGGCCGAGCTGTTCTACCCAACGGGCCTGGCGATGGTGTGCGAGCACACCGGGTTGCCGGCGCCGTTCCCCGACGAGCACGGCGCGTACGTCGTCCTCGAGTGCGCCGCGAGCGAAGACCCGTCCGACGAGCTTCTCGCAGCGATCGAGCAGGCGGGCGACGTCGTACTCGATGCGACGGTCGCGGGAGACGCGCGAGGCCGCGCCGCGCTGTGGCGCTACCGCGAGGCGCACACCGAATCGATCAACGCCAACGGCGTGCCGGTGAAGCTGGACGTCGCGGTGCCGATCGGCCGGCTGGCCGAGCTCGTCGACGACCTTCCCGGAGCGATCGCCGCGGCCGCGCCCAACGCGCGCCTCGTGCTGTTCGGCCACGTCAACGAGGGCAATCTGCACGTCAACGTCCTCGACGCCCTCGATCGGGACGCGGAGGTGGAAGGCGCCGTCCTCGAGCTGGTGTCCGCCTTCGGCGGCTCGATCAGCGCGGAGCACGGGGTCGGCCGCGCGAAGGCGGAGTACCTGGGGCTGTCTCGGTCGGCCGACGAGATCGCCGTCATGCGGGCGATCAGGGCGGCCCTCGATCCCGCCGGTCTGCTGAACCCGGGAGTCCTGCTCTAG
- a CDS encoding UdgX family uracil-DNA binding protein (This protein belongs to the uracil DNA glycosylase superfamily, members of which act in excision repair of DNA. However, it belongs more specifically to UdgX branch, whose founding member was found to bind uracil in DNA (where it does not belong), without cleaving it, appears to promote DNA repair by a pathway involving RecA, rather than base excision.): MSAAEFVPPGATIDKLRKAALGCTGCELYKGTTQTVFSKGPVGARMVFVGEQPGDIEDRRGEPFVGPAGKMLDQAVADAGIDPAGVYTTNAVKHFKFRSAGVGKRRIHQTPDVADIAACRPWLLAEFAVLSPEVVVALGATAARALFGASFRVTRSRGVLMPWPASAAEPDAFPGLDDDGAPASAFAMATLHPSAVLRADDRDAAYAGLVADLKVAASALAG; the protein is encoded by the coding sequence GTGAGCGCCGCGGAGTTCGTCCCGCCCGGCGCGACCATCGACAAGCTACGCAAGGCGGCATTGGGCTGCACCGGGTGCGAGCTCTACAAGGGCACCACCCAGACCGTCTTCAGCAAGGGTCCGGTCGGGGCGCGCATGGTGTTCGTCGGCGAGCAGCCGGGGGACATCGAGGACCGCCGGGGCGAGCCGTTCGTCGGTCCGGCGGGGAAGATGTTGGACCAGGCCGTGGCCGACGCCGGCATCGATCCGGCCGGCGTCTACACGACGAACGCGGTCAAGCACTTCAAGTTCCGGTCGGCGGGAGTCGGCAAGCGGCGTATCCATCAGACGCCCGATGTCGCCGACATAGCGGCGTGCCGCCCGTGGCTGCTCGCCGAGTTCGCCGTGCTCTCCCCGGAGGTGGTCGTGGCGCTCGGCGCGACCGCGGCACGGGCGCTGTTCGGAGCGTCGTTTCGGGTGACGCGTTCCCGCGGCGTCCTGATGCCGTGGCCGGCATCCGCGGCCGAGCCCGACGCGTTTCCCGGCCTGGACGACGACGGCGCGCCCGCCTCCGCGTTCGCCATGGCAACCCTGCATCCGTCGGCCGTGCTGCGCGCCGACGACCGAGACGCCGCATACGCTGGACTGGTCGCAGATCTGAAAGTCGCCGCATCCGCGCTGGCCGGGTAG
- the crcB gene encoding fluoride efflux transporter CrcB has product MVLALLVSLAAALGAVGRYTLDTAVQRRHRSALPWGTFVINVTGSFVLGLVTGIATHHGFPSRATTTIGTGLCGGYTTWSTFLWESFALAEQGRPLAAANNVLGSLTIGLAAAAAGLGLALL; this is encoded by the coding sequence ATGGTCCTCGCGCTGCTCGTCTCGCTCGCCGCGGCACTCGGCGCGGTCGGCCGCTACACGCTGGACACAGCGGTCCAACGCCGTCATCGATCCGCGCTGCCGTGGGGCACGTTCGTCATCAACGTGACGGGGTCGTTCGTACTAGGCCTCGTGACCGGCATCGCCACTCATCACGGCTTCCCCAGCCGTGCGACGACGACCATCGGCACCGGCCTGTGCGGCGGTTACACCACCTGGAGCACCTTCCTCTGGGAGTCCTTCGCCCTCGCCGAGCAAGGCCGGCCGCTCGCTGCGGCGAACAATGTGCTCGGCAGCCTCACCATCGGATTGGCCGCCGCGGCTGCCGGGCTTGGTCTAGCTCTGCTTTAG
- a CDS encoding pirin family protein, translated as MTQIRRAVDRDRTKISWLDSKHSFSFGSHYDPTNTHHGLLLVNNDDIVAPGTGFETHPHRDMEIVTWVLRGSLVHQDSEGNSGVLYPGLAQRMSAGTGILHSEKNDVRAPGADEPVHFVQMWVLPDTAGVTPGYEQLEIAPDQLQGRLTIVASGMARHRDEAAIRIGNRHAALYAARLRPGEAVTVPDAPYVHLFVPVGSVDVEATGVLSEGDAARLTAAGERRVTASSDAEILVWEMHATVG; from the coding sequence ATGACGCAGATCCGCCGGGCCGTCGACCGGGATCGTACGAAGATCTCGTGGCTGGACTCGAAGCACTCTTTCTCGTTCGGGTCGCACTACGACCCGACGAACACCCATCACGGGCTGCTGCTGGTGAACAACGACGACATCGTCGCGCCGGGCACGGGCTTCGAGACGCACCCGCACCGCGACATGGAGATCGTGACGTGGGTGTTGCGTGGGTCGCTGGTGCATCAGGACTCGGAAGGCAACTCGGGGGTGCTCTATCCGGGGCTCGCGCAGCGCATGAGCGCCGGAACCGGCATCCTGCACTCGGAGAAGAACGACGTCAGGGCACCCGGCGCCGACGAGCCGGTTCACTTCGTGCAGATGTGGGTGCTGCCTGACACCGCGGGCGTCACACCGGGCTACGAGCAGCTGGAGATTGCCCCGGATCAGCTGCAAGGACGGCTGACCATTGTCGCCTCCGGCATGGCGCGCCATCGCGACGAGGCCGCGATCCGGATCGGGAACCGTCACGCCGCGCTGTACGCCGCGAGGCTGCGACCGGGGGAGGCGGTCACGGTGCCCGATGCGCCCTACGTTCACCTGTTCGTTCCGGTCGGCTCGGTCGACGTCGAGGCCACGGGCGTGCTCTCCGAAGGGGATGCGGCGCGGCTCACCGCGGCCGGCGAACGCCGTGTGACGGCGTCGTCGGACGCGGAGATTCTGGTGTGGGAGATGCACGCCACCGTTGGCTGA
- a CDS encoding C40 family peptidase, whose protein sequence is MPRFTSPRRAVTGARDAWRRHASGWLPLRTTTGGLVLVLLAVLTVGTGATAVTAALVTKHHHTASADEPLPPAPAGDLGQLIAPGSTPVPLPAHQRRHLVSATLLVSDKRPLSARQVRRLDKLSGVRRVETVMAGHAQIEGHKAFVLGVDPTTFRSWTPKLTADSNPLWETIEQGELAASFDMGENTNLPLGGTVPVGSRRGLTSIRIGAFASVGMAGVDAVMSAARAAQVGLADDTGALISAPKADPLKLRKTALEMLGHGVHVELLREVIVTRDAGEFLTRLQIYNFLNAAKSRIGLPYVWGAAGPSAFDCSGLVQWAFAQAGIAMPRVSEEQFFTGPHVPYADARPGDLLFWHYNKSDPTDVDHVAIYWGNGMMVVAPHTGQYVEYVPVPLNDLAGVVRVDPAIGAELA, encoded by the coding sequence ATGCCCAGGTTCACCTCGCCGCGCCGCGCCGTGACGGGTGCCCGTGACGCGTGGCGGCGCCACGCGTCCGGATGGCTGCCGCTGCGAACCACGACCGGTGGGCTCGTGCTTGTGCTCCTCGCGGTGCTCACCGTCGGGACCGGCGCGACGGCGGTGACCGCCGCCCTCGTCACGAAGCATCACCACACCGCGAGCGCCGACGAGCCGCTCCCGCCGGCGCCGGCCGGCGACCTCGGCCAGCTGATAGCCCCCGGCTCGACCCCCGTACCGCTGCCCGCTCATCAACGCCGCCATCTCGTCTCGGCGACCCTGCTGGTCTCCGACAAGCGCCCGCTCAGCGCCCGCCAGGTGCGACGGCTCGACAAGCTGTCCGGGGTACGCCGGGTGGAGACGGTGATGGCCGGTCACGCGCAGATCGAAGGGCACAAGGCGTTCGTCCTCGGCGTGGACCCGACGACGTTCCGGTCCTGGACGCCGAAGCTGACCGCCGACAGCAACCCGCTGTGGGAGACCATCGAGCAAGGCGAGCTCGCCGCATCCTTCGACATGGGGGAGAACACCAACCTGCCGCTCGGCGGAACCGTGCCGGTGGGCAGCCGCCGCGGCCTGACCTCGATCCGGATCGGAGCGTTCGCGTCGGTCGGCATGGCGGGGGTCGACGCCGTGATGTCCGCCGCGCGCGCGGCGCAGGTCGGCCTGGCCGACGACACCGGCGCCTTGATCAGTGCGCCGAAAGCGGATCCGCTGAAGCTGCGCAAGACGGCCCTGGAGATGCTGGGCCACGGCGTGCACGTCGAGCTGCTACGTGAGGTCATCGTCACCCGGGACGCGGGCGAGTTCCTGACCCGGCTGCAGATCTACAACTTCCTCAACGCGGCGAAGAGCCGCATCGGGTTGCCCTACGTCTGGGGCGCGGCCGGCCCGTCCGCCTTCGACTGCTCGGGGCTCGTGCAGTGGGCGTTCGCGCAGGCCGGTATCGCCATGCCGCGAGTGTCGGAGGAGCAGTTCTTCACCGGTCCACACGTGCCGTACGCCGACGCCCGGCCCGGTGACCTGCTGTTCTGGCACTACAACAAGAGCGATCCGACCGACGTCGACCACGTCGCGATCTACTGGGGCAACGGGATGATGGTCGTCGCACCCCACACCGGGCAGTACGTCGAGTACGTGCCGGTTCCGCTCAACGACCTGGCGGGCGTCGTCCGGGTGGATCCGGCGATCGGTGCCGAGCTCGCGTAA
- the serA gene encoding phosphoglycerate dehydrogenase, which produces MTAQAGPLRALLLENVHPDAASALAAEGFDVETAKGALDPAELADRLRGVSLLGIRSKTDVTEAALEGADSLLAIGAFCIGTNQIDLPAASSRGIAVFNAPFSNTRSVVELAIAEIIALTRRLTQKNADLHAGVWDKSATGAHEIRGRRIGIVGYGNIGAQLSVIAEALGMSVSYFDTADKLALGNARRCSSLDELLSTSDIVTLHVDGRATNADMFGENQFALMKPGSLFLNLSRGFLVDHDALRAHLESGHIAGAAVDVFPEEPKAQGDEFVSVLRDLPNVILTPHIGGSTEEAQQDIGHYVAGKLRDYVVDGTTTMSVNLPHLVLPSRPDSHRIAHLHQNVPGVLATINGVLAENKVNIEGQLLGTRGELGYVITDIGVDYPSDVPAELAAMPETVRLRVLS; this is translated from the coding sequence TTGACTGCACAGGCTGGGCCGCTTCGCGCGTTGTTGCTCGAGAACGTGCATCCGGACGCGGCGTCCGCGCTCGCTGCCGAAGGCTTCGACGTCGAGACGGCCAAAGGTGCGCTCGACCCCGCGGAGCTCGCCGATCGCCTTCGCGGCGTGTCGCTGCTCGGGATCCGCTCGAAGACCGACGTGACCGAGGCAGCTCTCGAAGGCGCCGACTCCTTGCTCGCGATCGGCGCGTTCTGCATCGGCACGAACCAGATCGACCTGCCGGCGGCATCGTCGCGCGGGATCGCGGTCTTCAACGCGCCGTTTTCCAACACCCGCAGTGTGGTCGAGCTCGCGATCGCGGAGATCATCGCGCTCACCCGCCGACTGACGCAGAAGAACGCCGACCTCCACGCGGGGGTGTGGGACAAGTCGGCAACGGGAGCGCACGAGATTCGGGGCCGTCGGATCGGGATCGTCGGTTACGGCAACATCGGCGCGCAGCTGTCGGTGATCGCCGAGGCGCTCGGCATGTCCGTGTCGTACTTCGACACCGCCGACAAGCTGGCGCTCGGCAACGCGCGCCGCTGCAGCTCACTCGACGAGCTGCTCAGCACGTCGGACATCGTCACGCTTCACGTCGACGGGCGGGCGACGAACGCCGACATGTTCGGCGAGAACCAGTTCGCGCTGATGAAGCCGGGCAGCCTGTTCCTCAACCTGTCCCGTGGCTTCCTCGTCGACCACGACGCGTTGCGTGCGCATCTGGAGAGCGGGCACATCGCGGGTGCCGCGGTCGACGTGTTCCCCGAGGAGCCGAAGGCGCAGGGCGACGAGTTCGTCTCGGTGCTGCGCGACTTGCCCAACGTCATCCTCACGCCGCACATCGGCGGCTCGACCGAGGAGGCACAGCAGGACATCGGCCATTACGTCGCGGGCAAGCTGCGTGACTACGTCGTCGACGGTACGACGACGATGAGCGTCAACCTCCCGCATCTCGTCCTGCCGTCTCGACCGGACAGCCACCGCATCGCGCACCTCCACCAGAACGTTCCCGGCGTCCTGGCGACGATCAACGGCGTCCTCGCGGAGAACAAGGTCAACATCGAGGGACAGCTGCTGGGGACCCGCGGTGAGCTCGGCTACGTGATCACCGACATCGGCGTCGACTATCCGTCGGACGTGCCGGCCGAGCTCGCGGCCATGCCGGAGACCGTCCGGCTCCGCGTCCTGTCGTGA
- a CDS encoding potassium channel family protein, producing the protein MNRRAALVTIAAAVGFDVIGAIWFAAVENISVATGLYWSVTTATTVGYGDITPHTSTGRVIAVLVMLTVIPLFAATFSLLTTSLTTMHASKLHAEALAHLHHIKEHLGVDHELPDHLVPPHLKQS; encoded by the coding sequence ATGAACCGCCGAGCCGCACTGGTCACCATCGCCGCGGCGGTCGGCTTCGACGTGATCGGCGCGATCTGGTTCGCCGCCGTCGAGAACATCTCGGTCGCCACCGGGCTGTACTGGTCGGTCACGACCGCGACGACCGTCGGGTACGGCGACATCACTCCGCACACGAGCACCGGCCGGGTCATCGCCGTACTCGTGATGCTGACGGTCATTCCGTTGTTCGCGGCGACCTTCTCGCTGCTGACGACGTCACTGACCACGATGCACGCCTCGAAGCTCCACGCCGAGGCGCTCGCCCACCTGCACCACATCAAGGAGCACCTCGGGGTGGACCACGAGCTCCCGGACCATCTGGTCCCGCCGCACCTAAAGCAGAGCTAG